One segment of Methylotuvimicrobium sp. KM2 DNA contains the following:
- a CDS encoding class I SAM-dependent methyltransferase: MNSKQSINKGFAADHARQAKALKILKVIEDVGKGGNNTLKLLDIGTGNGSIAFYLARHFDVTSVDVVDQRSEREGYSFCRLTRRASIS; the protein is encoded by the coding sequence ATGAACTCAAAGCAGTCAATCAATAAAGGCTTCGCCGCCGATCATGCCCGGCAGGCGAAAGCCCTAAAAATACTCAAAGTTATCGAGGATGTGGGCAAGGGCGGCAACAATACGCTCAAGCTGCTTGATATTGGCACCGGTAACGGTTCAATTGCTTTTTATCTTGCAAGGCATTTCGATGTAACGAGTGTGGATGTCGTCGATCAACGCAGCGAACGCGAAGGTTATTCGTTTTGCCGTTTGACGCGCAGAGCTTCGATATCGTGA